The following coding sequences lie in one Cannabis sativa cultivar Pink pepper isolate KNU-18-1 chromosome 5, ASM2916894v1, whole genome shotgun sequence genomic window:
- the LOC133038377 gene encoding uncharacterized protein LOC133038377: MVKTRSSISPSHSVKIAADKKKMENVSDDGDRDDSDRSGGSGGSSDGSRGSALQKRKRVVEKVKKEDVRNVKKMKQVAEDLPEDYDSEDLEVEVRNDLKVFDGYFSCLLWKLLVYKYWKVLEWDLYFKPGEKIQGKVMLFPNQDNIVVKNINSKLTKDRRKLFRGTCFGYFLDSHPVGFQSQLVHNALHREVYQKNEKEMWFKFGDENFRFSLAEFAVVSGLLCVGDADLSKYTHRENAFVDRYFCDQTVTVSAVDPFFIYSDFKSDEYAVKMVVLYLVNNCLISSVYSKKVPVEILNIIGVDEYGSFPWGIPVFELTLHNLKIGLRGVMKGKGVSKPLAKVKGKHLEKGPRSYKLPGLPFAFLVWLYETIALCLKARFCSYDSGKPYRFCRWKSIGNPNSSEVENKVLSSNKLKGKHIVPTENERNGLFVLTGMEFIGREESDDDFDDVPFSKFNVDRVGSSGVQKEFTGGFDVDGVMRKMKDFISRQKKTDESIAVLNKVLEGRFKELQLSLQSYIDSKISEDLFFFMELKFNELKEAIENAKISKDENDSPDESDGKYDDLNDVEVFDVKSQDAIETVGLDENIQYTQVFNDDAPSFDIMSFISSKPDWFTEEKKNTDKLNDEEQVVDDHGLFKDVVKKSKEDEDDGGDDQASLGGGDAVKAIGSDGTNKDNVEGKNTEEAKDVADGSNKDNVEGRAVDVDASVNDVEGVASKGKLFDSQGTEDSITVSALEIINEKIDAYEGSIKKDKSLNKLEATNADVLSSYGLDKTDVVGVEKKHGSQESFSVSTMEVVNDHLVSYEDSLKKGKSIKLEEATPTVGNRERKPSSVYNSPYTTEFGSGSIGKPKGGRPGSCAFGFGFFNVIDDVQAKSFDQWFKIGFNDKNKVKKFKECHRKLKVPLDFVVCQIDDKMWFYDLLTVGKNLTCSHIDVCFYYLRKKLKYDQSVKISGNTTDCFFASQIFDLYNEFVASGENFDSIKKDSKAAAYIAGFYMLCNKPWAELDFVLMPVNVIVLAHWILCILDIKMRCLKVLNSMRFGRYKNNSESFVRAFAVIIPILLSHVNFYEGTKDIDRSSKHWQGKKDTDAFDIVVVDNLPQQEDSDCGVFIIKYAHFFMHGLIDKIPKKLDIAFTRKKLCVDLFVHAKKKELGGYESTSENPGRMP, from the exons ATGGTTAAAACTCGTTCTTCAATTTCTCCTTCACATTCTGTAAAGATAGCTGCTGATAAGAAGAAAATGGAAAATGTTTCTGATGATGGAGATCGTGATGATTCTGATCGTTCTGGTGGTTCTGGTGGATCATCGGATGGTAGTCGTGGCTCGGCATtgcaaaagagaaaaagagttgTTGAGAAAGTGAAGAAGGAAGATGTTCGAAATGTGAAAAAGATGAAGCAAGTTGCTGAAGATTTGCCTGAGGATTATGATAGTGAAGACTTGGAGGTTGAAGTTCGTAATGATTTGAag GTTTTTGAtgggtatttttcttgtttgctATGGAAACTTTTGGTTTACAAAtat TGGAAAGTTTTG GAATGGGATTTATATTTCAAGCCTGGTGAAAAGATTCAGGGAAAAGTGATGTTATTCCCTAATCAAGATAACATTGTTGTCAAAAATATTAATTCCAAGTTGACTAAAGATCGACGTAAGTTGTTTCGTGGTACTTGTTTTGGTTATTTTTTAGATAGCCATCCTGTTGGTTTTCAGTCTCAACTAGTTCATAATGCCTTACATAGGGAGGTATAtcagaaaaatgaaaaagaaatgtgGTTTAAGTTTGGTGATGAGAATTTCAGATTCAGTTTAGCTGAGTTTGCTGTTGTTTCTGGTTTACTGTGTGTTGGTGATGCCGATTTGAGTAAGTATACACACAGAGAAAATGCTTTTGTTGATCGATATTTTTGTGATCAGACAGTGACTGTTAGTGCTGTTGACCCTTTTTTTATCTATAGTGATTTCAAGTCAGATGAGTATGCTGTGAAGATGGTTGTTTTGTACCTTGTTAATAATTGTTTGATTAGTAGCGTTTACTCAAAAAAAGTTCCTGTTGAGATTTTGAACATAATCGGGGTTGATGAGTATGGTAGTTTCCCATGGGGTATACCAGTGTTTGAATTAACTTTGCACAATTTAAAGATTGGTCTAAGGGGTGTTATGAAGGGAAAAGGTGTTTCTAAGCCTCTTGCTAAGGTTAAAGGGAAACATTTGGAAAAGGGTCCTCGATCTTATAAACTTCCTGGTTTACCTTTTGCATTCTTGGTTTGGTTGTATGAAACCATTGCTTTGTGCTTGAAGGCAAGGTTTTGTTCCTATGATTCTGGTAAACCATATAGGTTTTGTAGATGGAAGAGTATTGGAAATCCAAATTCAAGTGAAGTTGAGAATAAAGTTCTATCttcaaataag CTGAAAGGAAAACATATTGTGCCTACTGAAAATGAAAGGAATGGTTTATTTGTCCTTACTGGAATGGAGTTTATTGGCCGAGAAGAGTCAGATGATGACTTTGATGATGTTCCATTCTCAAAGTTTAATGTTGATAGAGTTGGATCTTCTGGTGTACAAAAGGAGTTTACTGGTGGTTTTGATGTCGATGGTGTGATGCGTAAGATGAAGGATTTTATTTCTAGGCAAAAGAAGACTGATGAGTCTATTGCAGTATTGAATAAGGTGTTGGAGGGTAGATTCAAGGAGTTGCAGTTAAGTCTTCAGTCGTATATTGACTCAAAGATCAGTGAagacttgtttttttttatggaattgAAGTTTAATGAGTTGAAGGAAGCTATTGAAAATGCAAAAATTTCTAAAGATGAAAATGATAGTCCTGATGAGAGCGATGGCAAG TATGATGATTTAAATGATGTTGAAGTTTTTGATGTGAAAAGTCAAGATGCAATTGAAACTGTTGGACTCGATGAGAATATTCAATATACTCag gttTTTAATGATGATGCTCCTTCATTTGATATTATGAGTTTTATTTCTAGTAAACCTGATTGGTTTactgaagaaaaaaagaatactGATAAATTGAATGATGAAGAACAGGTTGTTGATGATCATGGCCTTTTTAAGGATGTTGTTAAAAAATCTAAGGAGGATGAAGATGATGGTGGAGATGACCAggcaa GTTTGGGGGGTGGTGATGCTGTTAAAGCTATTGGTTCAGATGGGACAAATAAAGACAATGTTGAGGGAAAGAATACTGAAGAAGCGAAAGATGTTGCAGATGGGAGCAATAAAGATAATGTTGAGGGCAGAGCAGTTGATGTAGATGCAAGTGTAAATGATGTTGAAGGTGTTGCTAGTAAGGGAAAGTTGTTTGATAGTCAAGGAACTGAGGATAGTATCACTGTGTCTGCTTTGGAGATTATAAATGAAAAGATTGATGCTTATGAGGGAAGCATTAAAAAG gatAAGTCTTTAAATAAATTAGAGGCAACAAATGCTGATGTTTTATCTAGCTATGGGTTGGACAAG ACTGATGTTGTTGGTGTTGAGAAGAAACATGGTTCTCAAGAAAGCTTTTCTGTATCTACCATGGAGGTTGTTAATGATCATTTGGTTTCCTATGAAGACAGTTTGAAAaag GGAAAGTCTATAAAATTGGAGGAAGCAACTCCTACAGTTGGAAATAGAGAGAGGAAACCTAGTTCTGTATACAACAGTCCGTATACCACAGAATTTGGTTCAGGTAGTATTGGTAAACCAAAAGGTGGACGTCCTGGATCATGTGCTTTTGGATTTGGCTTTTTCAATGTGATTGATGATGTGCAAGCTAAATCTTTTGATCAATGGTTTAAGATTGGGTTTAATGATAAAAACAAAGTGAAGAAGTTTAAAGAATGTCATAGGAAGCTTAAGGTTCCATTGGATTTTGTGGTTTGTCAAATTGACGATAAGATGTGGTTCTATGATTTGCTTACTGTTGGGAAGAACTTGACATGCTCG CATATTGATGTTTGTTTCTACTATTTGAGAAAGAAGTTAAAGTATGACCAGTCTGTGAAAATTTCTGGTAACACTACTGATTGCTTCTTTGCTTCTCAAATTTTCGATTTATATAATGAGTTTGTTGCAAGTGGTGAAAATTTTGATTCGATTAAGAAGGATTCTAAGGCAGCTGCATACATAGCGGGTTTTTATATGTTATGCAATAAACCCTGGGCTGAGCTTGATTTCGTTCTAATGCCTGTTAATGTGATTGTTCTTGCTCATTGGATATTGTGTATTCTTGACATTAAGATGAGATGCTTAAAAGTGTTAAATTctatgaggtttgggaggtacAAGAACAACTCAGAGAGTTTTGTTCGTGCATTTGCTGTAATAATTCCTATCTTGCTGTCACATGTTAATTTCTATGAGGGGACAAAAGATATTGACAGGAGTAGTAAGCACTGGCAAGGTAAAAAAGATACTGATGCGTTTGATATTGTCGTGGTTGATAATTTGCCACAACAAGAGGATAG TGATTGTGGTgtttttatcataaagtatgcTCATTTCTTTATgcatggattgattgataagaTTCCTAAGAAGTTGGACATTGCATTCACTCGTAAGAAGTTGTGTGTTGATCTGTTTGTTCATGCAAAGAAGAAGGAGTTGGGTGGGTACGAGTCTACTTCGGAGAATCCAGGAAGGATGCCATAG
- the LOC133038378 gene encoding uncharacterized protein LOC133038378, producing the protein MFIIRKIEHTHTCSLDITSGDHPQATSNLVGKVIKNKFVNPKRDYTPTEIVDDMADDYSVSISYQKAWRAREKAIVDARRCPQESYSEIPSILYMIQISNPGTITDLVTDEDNKFKYLYFVVGASIKGWQHCTPIIVTNGTFLTNQHGGTLLIASAQNANRHIFPLAFAVVDSENDSSWEWFLHKIKETYGEREGQCIVSDRHKSILKAVKETFPDIMHGVCCYHLMKNIKMKFKKGGDELKIAFNSASKAYNIEDFEKSMQYLDNIDVRIRDYLVNEIGVEKWTRLYGMNRRYKTMTSNIAESVNAALKAENKNRAQKTTTTLAKIPEKTLKKQRDMSLKYKVETSNLLVYQVRDNNRSHIVNLENKTCSCQRFEYDEMPCSHAMVVLSKRNLSCYKYCSYYYTKEAFMETYEDSILPLGEATSWNIPDLIKNIVILPPKHKRAAGRPKKQRYKNGLEAKAQVVCGQCRQRGHNKRSCKNDPVLKPPRKRKRS; encoded by the exons ATGTTTATCATAAGAAAAATAGAGCATACTCATACATGTTCATTGGACATTACTTCTGGAGACCATCCTCAAGCTACAAGCAACCTGGTTGGAAAGGTTATAAAAAACAAGTTTGTAAACCCAAAAAGAGATTACACTCCAACAGAAATTGTGGATGACATGGCAGATGATTACAGTGTCTCTATATCTTACCAAAAAGCATGGAGAGCTAGAGAAAAGGCAATTGTGGATGCTCGTCGCTGCCCACAAGAATCATACAGTGAGATACCATCAATTTTATACATGATACAAATATCAAACCCAG GAACAATTACAGACCTAGTAACAGATgaagataacaaattcaaataTCTATACTTTGTAGTAGGTGCTTCAATAAAAGGTTGGCAACACTGTACACCAATAATAGTCACGAATGGAACCTTTTTAACAAACCAACATGGAGGCACTTTGTTGATAGCAAGTGCACAAAATGCAAATAGACATATATTCCCACTTGCATTTGCAGTAGTAGATTCCGAAAATGACAGCTCTTGGGAATGGTTTCTtcacaaaataaaggaaacttatGGCGAAAGAGAAGGTCAATGCATCGTATCAGATAGACATAAGAGTATACTAAAAGCAGTAAAAGAGACATTTCCAGATATAATGCATGGGGTATGTTGTTACCATTTGATgaagaatataaaaatgaaattcaaaaaaggAGGTGATGAGCTCAAGATTGCATTTAATAGTGCATCTAAAGCTTACAACATAGAAGATTTTGAAAAGAGCATGCAATACTTGGACAATATAGATGTAAGAATAAGAGATTACTTGGTGAATGAAATTGGTGTCGAAAAGTGGACAAGACTATATGGCATGAACAGGAGATACAAAACAATGACATCAAATATTGCCGAATCAGTCAATGCAGCCTTGAAAGCA GAAAACAAGAATAGAGCCCAAAAAACTACAACAACACTGGCAAAAATACCTGAAAAAACATTAAAGAAACAAAGAGATATGAGTTTAAAGTACAAG GTTGAAACATCAAACCTTCTGGTATACCAAGTACGCGACAACAACAGATCTCACATAGTAAACTTGGAGAATAAAACATGCAGCTGCCAACGATTTGAATATGATGAAATGCCTTGCTCTCATGCAATGGTTGTACTAAGCAAAAGGAACCTGTCTTGCTACAAATATTGCTCATACTACTACACGAAAGAAGCTTTTATGGAAACATATGAAGACAGTATACTCCCATTAGGTGAGGCAACATCATGGAATATAccagatttaataaaaaatattgtaatCCTCCCACCTAAACATAAGAGAGCTGCCGGAAGACCAAAGAAACAACGATACAAAAATGGACTTGAAGCAAAAGCACAAGTGGTATGCGGTCAATGTCGCCAAAGAGGACACAACAAAAGATCATGTAAAAATGACCCAGTACTAAAACcaccaagaaaaagaaaaagatcataa